In a single window of the Lynx canadensis isolate LIC74 chromosome E2, mLynCan4.pri.v2, whole genome shotgun sequence genome:
- the GEMIN7 gene encoding gem-associated protein 7, translating into MQTPPAIPVPVLRLPRGPDGLSRGFAPDGRRAPPKPEVPGSPGSPVGRESRESREQQARAALRERYLRSLLAMVGHQVNFTLHEGVHVTAHFGAADLDVANFYVLQLQTPIGVQAEALLRCSDIISYTFKP; encoded by the coding sequence ATGCAGACTCCACCAGCCATTCCTGTGCCTGTGCTCCGGCTCCCCCGGGGCCCTGATGGCTTGAGCCGAGGCTTTGCCCCAGACGGACGCAGGGCCCCCCCGAAGCCAGAGGTTCCTGGAAGCCCGGGGTCTCCAGTAGGTCGAGAGTCTCGGGAATCCCGGGAACAGCAGGCCCGAGCCGCACTTCGGGAACGCTACCTCCGCAGCCTGCTGGCCATGGTGGGTCACCAGGTGAACTTCACACTGCACGAGGGTGTGCACGTGACCGCCCACTTCGGAGCCGCCGACCTGGACGTGGCCAACTTCTACGTGCTGCAGCTGCAGACACCAATAGGCGTGCAGGCCGAGGCGCTGCTGCGGTGTAGTGACATTATTTCCTACACCTTCAAGCCGTGA